A window from Ferroacidibacillus organovorans encodes these proteins:
- the gerD gene encoding spore germination lipoprotein GerD, with protein sequence MMKSAKNTVHFWLIGLGLTAALAGCGLGGSTSAEVSNVSSQGGSSSQGQDGQTAGQGGSPGSTGKPGQMSSGTAYPDLKAMVLDILHSKEGMATLRDTMTSPEFKRLSVVTQADISSAVEKTLQQGKNKNLLTEQMKDPQFAAAVVNASKEQLTSVQKQLMTDPAYQKDLLALMKSPEYQKMQFDLLKTPEYRKEIMMIMTEALQLPTFRLLFQDSMKEAVKQAGGGDKEKIGKTQGTSAKGQSGKGDQEGSQKDKQSDSSNGENENSGGSSS encoded by the coding sequence ATGATGAAATCAGCAAAAAACACCGTACACTTCTGGTTGATCGGACTTGGGTTGACCGCTGCGCTTGCGGGTTGCGGACTGGGCGGTTCGACTTCCGCAGAAGTGTCAAATGTTTCATCGCAGGGAGGATCTTCTTCACAAGGACAGGATGGACAAACGGCGGGCCAAGGAGGGTCGCCGGGGTCAACTGGCAAGCCAGGTCAGATGAGCAGTGGAACGGCATACCCTGACCTGAAAGCGATGGTGCTTGACATCCTTCACAGCAAAGAGGGAATGGCCACACTTCGCGATACCATGACGAGCCCCGAATTCAAACGGCTCTCCGTGGTTACACAGGCTGACATCAGTTCGGCCGTAGAAAAAACACTTCAACAGGGCAAGAACAAGAATCTGCTGACCGAACAGATGAAAGACCCGCAATTTGCCGCAGCCGTTGTCAATGCTTCAAAGGAGCAATTGACAAGCGTGCAAAAACAATTGATGACCGATCCAGCGTATCAAAAGGATCTGCTCGCCCTCATGAAGTCGCCCGAGTATCAAAAAATGCAGTTTGATCTTCTGAAGACGCCTGAGTACCGAAAAGAAATCATGATGATTATGACGGAGGCGCTTCAATTGCCCACCTTTCGACTGCTCTTTCAGGATAGTATGAAGGAGGCGGTAAAGCAGGCGGGAGGCGGCGATAAGGAGAAAATCGGGAAAACCCAGGGAACGTCTGCAAAAGGGCAGTCGGGAAAAGGGGATCAAGAGGGCAGTCAAAAAGACAAGCAGAGTGACTCCTCAAACGGTGAAAACGAGAACAGCGGCGGGTCATCATCATAA
- a CDS encoding DHA2 family efflux MFS transporter permease subunit: MSFKERFGMSPLALISVVFGVFMAILDNTVVNVAIPKMMSVFSATQNEIEWVITAYLLVTGMLTPVSGYLGDRFGQKRIYLLALGIFTLGSALCGLSWSTQSIIVFRVLQAIGGAMLMPVSMTILFSMSKPERRGTIMGIWGIALMFAPALGPTLSGYFVEYLNWRLIFYINVPIGFLSFFMVTASIPKMPARSTERLDIAGFLTSLGGFFCVLYALSEAPADGWGSITILSFLTVGIILLAFFVAIELTAKNPMLDLRLFKRKVFLVSIITSSLLSISMLGALFILPVFLQNSLGFTPLETGLLTLPGAIVTGVLMPISGVLFDRIGARPLGIIGLAIMLVGSILLMGINLNWTFGTILLVYMFRQAGMGLSMMPLSTAGMNDVPRDMVSRATALQNTMRNVAGSIGTAYLSTVMQSQSTSNLITYLQRLSLHNLSQINLTGIPSVFGITSSTQLTSLVGELQQIAFEHGTQAAFVVAAIISVLGFLSVLFIGKKKPPLELAQRGGRSAALVE, encoded by the coding sequence GTGTCGTTTAAAGAACGGTTTGGTATGAGTCCGCTCGCCCTCATCAGTGTCGTGTTCGGCGTTTTCATGGCGATTCTTGACAATACCGTCGTGAACGTCGCCATCCCAAAGATGATGTCGGTGTTTTCAGCGACTCAGAATGAGATTGAGTGGGTCATCACGGCATACCTGCTCGTGACAGGGATGCTCACACCCGTGAGTGGCTATCTCGGCGATCGCTTTGGCCAGAAGCGGATCTATCTTCTGGCGCTTGGCATCTTTACCTTGGGATCGGCGCTTTGTGGATTGTCGTGGAGCACGCAGTCGATCATTGTTTTTCGCGTGCTTCAGGCGATTGGCGGAGCGATGCTGATGCCTGTTTCGATGACGATTCTCTTTAGCATGTCAAAACCAGAACGTCGCGGCACCATCATGGGGATCTGGGGCATCGCGCTCATGTTCGCGCCAGCGCTTGGCCCTACACTGAGCGGGTACTTTGTGGAGTATCTCAATTGGCGGCTGATTTTCTATATCAACGTGCCGATTGGCTTCTTGAGCTTCTTCATGGTCACCGCATCGATCCCCAAAATGCCTGCGCGCTCGACAGAGCGCCTTGACATCGCTGGGTTTCTCACATCACTTGGCGGATTCTTTTGTGTGCTCTACGCGCTCTCTGAAGCGCCTGCCGACGGCTGGGGATCCATCACCATCCTTTCCTTTTTGACCGTTGGCATCATCTTGCTGGCATTTTTTGTGGCAATTGAACTTACGGCAAAAAATCCGATGCTCGATCTGCGTCTCTTCAAGCGCAAGGTGTTCCTCGTCTCGATCATCACATCCAGTTTGCTGAGCATATCCATGCTTGGGGCACTTTTTATCCTTCCAGTATTTTTGCAAAACAGTCTCGGCTTTACACCGCTTGAGACGGGGCTTCTGACACTGCCTGGTGCGATTGTGACAGGTGTGCTTATGCCGATTTCCGGCGTTTTGTTTGATCGTATCGGCGCGCGGCCGCTTGGCATTATTGGCTTGGCGATCATGCTTGTTGGATCCATACTTTTGATGGGCATTAACCTCAATTGGACGTTTGGCACGATCCTGCTTGTCTATATGTTCCGCCAGGCGGGTATGGGACTTTCCATGATGCCGCTTTCCACGGCAGGCATGAACGATGTGCCAAGGGACATGGTCAGTCGGGCGACCGCACTTCAAAATACGATGAGAAATGTCGCAGGGTCGATTGGGACTGCGTATCTCAGTACAGTGATGCAATCCCAGTCTACGTCAAATTTGATTACGTATCTTCAGCGTTTGAGCCTTCACAATCTATCACAAATCAATTTGACGGGAATCCCTTCCGTTTTTGGTATCACAAGCTCGACGCAGTTGACCTCACTTGTCGGAGAACTCCAACAAATCGCTTTTGAGCATGGCACACAGGCAGCGTTTGTCGTCGCGGCGATCATTTCCGTTTTGGGTTTTTTGTCCGTGCTTTTTATCGGGAAAAAGAAACCTCCACTCGAATTGGCACAGCGCGGGGGACGATCAGCGGCACTTGTGGAATAG
- a CDS encoding HlyD family secretion protein, with translation MANSSIVRVILINLIVLVVLIGALFGGYLYYTNSINFVTSQDAQVTGTIVPITVQYAGRLNTWDAAVNTTVNQSDVLGTESNSSVLAMNPLLSGLVAHNATYRQRLDNAESILSPISGTIIQNNAQNGQVVQPGQVLAEVVNLGDLNVTANIPETEIRHVMVGQNVDVAIDGIPNTTFKGTVQSIGNATQSAFSLVPNISAASGSYTKVVQRIPVVISLNGGYSGKPVVPGMNAVVTIHVNNN, from the coding sequence TTGGCAAACAGCAGCATCGTACGTGTCATCCTCATCAACCTTATCGTGCTCGTTGTTTTGATTGGCGCATTATTCGGCGGCTATTTGTATTACACAAACTCAATTAATTTTGTCACATCGCAAGACGCACAGGTTACAGGCACGATTGTTCCGATCACCGTGCAATATGCCGGCCGTCTCAACACGTGGGATGCGGCGGTGAACACGACGGTCAATCAATCTGATGTGCTTGGCACGGAGTCCAACAGCTCTGTGCTCGCAATGAACCCGCTTTTGAGTGGGCTTGTCGCGCATAACGCGACCTATCGCCAGAGGCTTGACAATGCGGAATCCATTTTGTCCCCCATTAGCGGAACTATTATTCAAAACAACGCGCAAAACGGTCAAGTGGTGCAACCGGGGCAAGTGTTGGCGGAAGTGGTGAACCTCGGCGACCTGAATGTGACTGCGAATATCCCAGAGACAGAAATACGTCATGTCATGGTGGGGCAGAATGTGGATGTTGCCATTGACGGCATTCCCAACACGACGTTTAAAGGTACGGTGCAATCGATCGGCAACGCGACGCAGTCCGCGTTCTCACTTGTTCCAAACATTTCAGCCGCATCCGGCTCGTACACCAAAGTAGTGCAACGCATTCCTGTTGTGATCAGCCTGAATGGCGGGTATTCCGGAAAACCGGTCGTGCCGGGCATGAATGCAGTCGTTACGATTCACGTCAACAACAATTGA
- a CDS encoding efflux RND transporter periplasmic adaptor subunit produces the protein MANPRTVSLSIISILAAIVVIGGGGYYIYQQQNYVTTDNASIQGTMSQITSPADGTLVNWRVSDGATVQKGTVIGQVQGLTGTTDITAPITGTFLQNNAVDREVVVPGESLGTMSNLNNLQIVANVNETDISNVAVGKPVNITIDAYPGTLFTGTVSQIGSASTVLTEGIPNTSLTGNFNKVVQRVPVYITINGTEGKQLIPGLSAEVSINRN, from the coding sequence GTGGCGAATCCGCGCACAGTCAGTCTTTCGATCATCAGCATTCTCGCCGCCATCGTGGTGATTGGCGGTGGGGGGTATTACATTTATCAGCAGCAAAACTACGTAACAACAGATAATGCAAGCATTCAAGGGACGATGAGCCAAATCACGTCTCCAGCTGACGGAACGCTTGTCAATTGGCGTGTCAGTGACGGCGCCACGGTGCAAAAAGGTACGGTGATTGGACAAGTGCAGGGTTTGACAGGGACTACGGACATCACAGCGCCCATTACAGGAACGTTCCTGCAAAACAACGCAGTTGATCGCGAAGTTGTCGTGCCGGGAGAATCGCTCGGTACCATGAGCAACCTGAACAATTTGCAGATTGTCGCCAACGTGAACGAGACGGATATCAGCAATGTCGCAGTGGGAAAACCGGTAAACATCACGATTGACGCGTATCCTGGGACGCTTTTTACGGGAACGGTCAGCCAAATCGGCAGCGCTTCGACCGTATTGACAGAAGGAATCCCCAACACGAGTTTGACGGGCAATTTTAACAAAGTAGTGCAGCGGGTTCCTGTCTATATCACGATCAACGGTACAGAAGGCAAACAGCTCATTCCGGGTCTGTCCGCAGAGGTGTCTATCAACCGCAATTGA
- a CDS encoding TetR/AcrR family transcriptional regulator, with protein MDDASQNSQVSSTDQDTHARILRAALTEFTQRGYKGASTRGIAERAGVNEVTLFRHFGSKLDLLRVAVKQALMQMKIPQDLAPYLQGTLEEGLSQFVSDYLLQVTAQSDILMLGFSEAFSQPEISDLLREFMWKMRGMIVRYFEAMHEKGAIKEGDYPILAHIIMTSLHGAASMRKRTPIEMAQLSDERLTRCLVKTIVDAYENHALDSPNHDMN; from the coding sequence TTGGATGATGCGTCGCAGAATTCGCAGGTCTCATCCACTGATCAGGATACACACGCTCGTATTTTGCGAGCGGCCCTGACCGAATTTACGCAGCGCGGTTATAAGGGAGCAAGCACACGCGGAATTGCTGAGCGGGCGGGTGTGAATGAAGTGACACTGTTTCGGCACTTTGGGAGCAAGCTCGATCTGCTGCGCGTCGCGGTTAAGCAGGCGCTGATGCAGATGAAGATCCCGCAGGATCTAGCGCCGTATCTCCAGGGCACGCTTGAAGAAGGATTGAGCCAGTTTGTTTCGGACTACCTCTTGCAGGTGACGGCGCAGAGCGACATTCTCATGCTCGGTTTTTCAGAGGCGTTCAGCCAGCCGGAAATTTCTGATCTACTGCGTGAATTTATGTGGAAGATGCGCGGGATGATCGTTCGCTATTTTGAGGCCATGCACGAGAAGGGGGCTATCAAGGAAGGGGATTACCCGATTCTTGCCCATATCATCATGACTTCGCTTCACGGGGCGGCCTCGATGCGCAAGCGGACGCCGATCGAGATGGCGCAACTGAGCGATGAGCGTCTGACGCGCTGCCTTGTGAAGACGATTGTAGATGCCTATGAAAACCATGCACTTGATTCACCGAATCATGACATGAATTAA
- a CDS encoding P-loop NTPase encodes MLGKMLRNFFQEVHWGTLDVVLLDLPPGTGDMALDVHNMFPRSKELIVTTPQQTAADVAIRAGLMALHTKHEILGVIENMAFYQCKGCGERTYLFGQGGGAQVADGLQTSVLAQIPMGEPMEGTQGIFARDSLQGQAFDLLAQQVASDLRLEALAAARE; translated from the coding sequence ATGCTTGGCAAGATGCTGCGAAACTTCTTTCAAGAAGTCCATTGGGGTACGCTCGACGTAGTGCTCTTGGATCTTCCGCCTGGGACCGGCGACATGGCGCTTGATGTCCATAACATGTTTCCGCGCAGCAAGGAACTGATCGTGACGACACCACAGCAGACGGCGGCGGATGTGGCGATTCGCGCGGGGCTCATGGCGCTTCATACAAAGCATGAGATCCTCGGTGTCATCGAGAACATGGCGTTTTATCAGTGCAAGGGCTGTGGTGAACGCACGTATCTATTCGGACAGGGCGGCGGCGCGCAAGTGGCAGACGGATTGCAAACAAGCGTATTGGCGCAGATCCCGATGGGTGAGCCGATGGAAGGGACGCAAGGTATTTTCGCACGGGATTCGCTCCAAGGCCAAGCTTTCGATCTCTTGGCACAGCAGGTGGCGTCAGACTTGAGGCTTGAAGCGCTCGCGGCTGCGCGTGAGTGA
- a CDS encoding P-loop NTPase — protein MSSGVAREAILDALKDVQDPEVQRSIVEMDMVKSIEIKGTTVHVEVLLTIRGCPLRTVIEDQVREAVLRVEGVTDVNVVIGTMSDEERQRFAAKLKGPDATAQQTPDLLKPDTLTEFVAIASGKGGVGKSTVTANLAVALGRLGYRVGVIDADIYGFSLPNLFGVADVKPAVVENVVMPVQVKGIKLVSMQFFCPGQSSDHLARSDAWQDAAKLLSRSPLGYARRSALGSSAWDRRHGA, from the coding sequence ATGTCGAGCGGAGTTGCGAGAGAAGCCATTCTCGACGCGTTAAAAGACGTACAGGATCCTGAGGTTCAGCGCAGTATTGTTGAGATGGATATGGTCAAGTCAATTGAAATCAAAGGCACAACCGTTCATGTTGAAGTGCTTTTAACCATTCGCGGTTGTCCGCTTCGCACGGTGATTGAAGACCAGGTGCGCGAGGCGGTGTTGCGCGTTGAAGGGGTCACCGATGTGAACGTGGTGATCGGCACGATGTCTGATGAGGAGCGGCAACGTTTCGCCGCAAAGCTAAAAGGCCCTGACGCGACGGCCCAGCAAACACCCGATCTCTTAAAGCCCGACACACTCACGGAGTTTGTCGCGATTGCAAGTGGCAAAGGCGGCGTCGGCAAGTCGACCGTGACTGCGAATCTCGCGGTGGCGCTCGGACGGTTAGGCTATCGTGTGGGCGTCATTGATGCGGATATCTACGGATTCTCGCTGCCGAACCTTTTTGGCGTGGCGGATGTAAAGCCGGCAGTTGTTGAGAATGTGGTGATGCCGGTTCAGGTGAAGGGGATCAAGCTTGTCAGCATGCAATTTTTTTGTCCCGGACAATCGTCCGATCATTTGGCGCGGTCCGATGCTTGGCAAGATGCTGCGAAACTTCTTTCAAGAAGTCCATTGGGGTACGCTCGACGTAGTGCTCTTGGATCTTCCGCCTGGGACCGGCGACATGGCGCTTGA
- the rpsI gene encoding 30S ribosomal protein S9, translating to MALVQYWGTGRRKTSVARVRLLPGEGVVRINNRTMDEYFGLETLKLIVKQPFLVTDTLGRYDVLVNVQGGGISGQAGAIRHGIARALLKVDPELRLALKREGLLTRDARMKERKKYGLKAARRAPQFSKR from the coding sequence ATGGCTCTCGTTCAATATTGGGGAACAGGCCGCCGCAAAACGTCGGTGGCGCGTGTGCGATTGTTGCCTGGCGAAGGCGTTGTGCGTATCAATAACCGCACCATGGATGAATACTTTGGTCTTGAGACATTGAAGCTGATCGTGAAACAGCCGTTTCTCGTCACGGATACACTCGGTCGCTATGATGTGCTTGTAAACGTCCAGGGTGGAGGTATCTCTGGTCAGGCAGGCGCAATTCGCCACGGAATCGCCAGAGCTCTCTTGAAGGTTGACCCGGAATTGCGCCTTGCGCTTAAGCGGGAAGGACTTCTGACGCGCGACGCGCGCATGAAAGAGCGCAAAAAATACGGTCTCAAAGCGGCGCGGCGCGCACCACAGTTTTCCAAGCGCTGA
- the rplM gene encoding 50S ribosomal protein L13, with protein sequence MRTTYMAKPGAVERNWYVVDAAGKRVGRLATEIASVLRGKHKPEFTPHTDVGDFVVVVNAEKVVFTGKKLTDKGYFRHSGYPGGLREIKAIDMLRTHPERVLEAAVKGMLPKNSLGAQLYTKLKVYAGPEHPHQAQQPKPLVINE encoded by the coding sequence ATGCGAACGACCTATATGGCTAAGCCGGGTGCGGTTGAGAGAAACTGGTATGTTGTCGACGCAGCGGGCAAACGCGTCGGTCGCCTCGCGACTGAGATTGCGTCCGTCTTGCGCGGAAAGCACAAGCCTGAATTTACTCCGCATACGGATGTCGGCGACTTTGTCGTAGTAGTCAATGCCGAAAAAGTTGTGTTTACAGGAAAGAAGCTGACGGATAAAGGGTATTTCCGCCATTCTGGTTATCCCGGTGGATTGCGCGAAATCAAAGCGATTGATATGTTGCGCACGCACCCAGAGCGTGTACTTGAGGCGGCTGTCAAAGGAATGCTTCCGAAAAACAGCCTTGGCGCGCAATTGTATACGAAGCTAAAGGTGTATGCGGGTCCGGAACATCCGCACCAGGCGCAACAGCCGAAACCGCTCGTGATCAACGAATAA
- the truA gene encoding tRNA pseudouridine(38-40) synthase TruA produces the protein MTRIRLVVAYDGTGFRGFQTQGSLRTVQGELDRVLSRVFSREIRVVGASRTDAGVHAIGQMVHFDVDHCPFSADHLRYILRAHLPVDLTVPRVDIVPDTFHVRHDVTWKTYRYELDTGAVPDVFRARYAVHVPYSLSVRAMQVASRYFLGIHDFSSFCYVHAQQPEKVREIYAFHVEERPGSILFAVSGNGFLHNMVRIMAGTLIDVGRGRFQADEVPEMLAAKNRAKAGPTAPAKGLCLWQISYKPWPYLDETH, from the coding sequence ATGACTCGGATCCGTCTCGTCGTCGCCTATGACGGCACAGGGTTTCGCGGCTTTCAGACACAGGGTTCCTTGCGGACCGTCCAGGGTGAATTGGATCGTGTGCTGTCCCGCGTCTTCTCACGAGAGATTCGTGTTGTCGGCGCAAGTCGCACCGATGCAGGCGTTCATGCGATTGGGCAGATGGTTCATTTTGATGTGGACCATTGCCCGTTTTCAGCGGATCATCTGCGCTATATACTACGCGCGCACCTTCCTGTTGATCTGACGGTGCCGCGCGTGGATATCGTGCCTGATACGTTTCATGTGCGCCACGATGTCACGTGGAAGACCTATCGCTATGAGTTGGACACGGGCGCTGTACCAGACGTCTTTCGTGCGAGGTACGCGGTTCACGTTCCATATTCACTGAGTGTGCGCGCGATGCAGGTTGCGAGTCGCTATTTCTTAGGGATTCACGATTTCTCGTCCTTTTGTTATGTACACGCACAGCAACCGGAAAAGGTTCGTGAGATCTATGCGTTTCACGTGGAAGAGCGACCGGGTTCGATTCTCTTTGCGGTCTCTGGCAACGGGTTTTTGCACAACATGGTGCGCATCATGGCGGGAACGCTGATCGATGTCGGTCGAGGGCGTTTTCAGGCAGATGAAGTCCCGGAGATGCTCGCCGCAAAAAATCGCGCGAAGGCGGGTCCCACAGCGCCTGCCAAAGGGCTGTGCCTGTGGCAGATCTCTTACAAGCCGTGGCCGTATCTTGACGAAACCCATTGA
- the rplQ gene encoding 50S ribosomal protein L17 has translation MGYRKLNRRTGSREAMFRSLVTDLFMYGRIRTTEAKAKELRKLADKMITLAKRGDLHSRRLAAAYVRPEMVQVEGEASQNVLQKLFTEIGPKFAERQGGYTRILKLGPRRGDATEMVYIELVE, from the coding sequence ATGGGCTATCGCAAGCTCAATCGGCGCACGGGTTCCCGCGAAGCGATGTTTCGCAGTCTCGTCACGGATCTCTTTATGTATGGACGGATTCGCACGACAGAAGCGAAAGCAAAAGAGCTTCGCAAACTCGCGGATAAAATGATCACACTCGCCAAGCGCGGAGATCTGCATTCCCGTCGTCTTGCCGCGGCGTATGTTCGCCCGGAGATGGTGCAGGTCGAGGGTGAAGCATCGCAAAATGTGCTGCAAAAGTTGTTCACGGAGATTGGTCCGAAATTCGCAGAACGTCAAGGCGGTTACACGCGCATTCTCAAACTCGGACCACGTCGCGGTGACGCGACAGAGATGGTCTACATCGAACTCGTCGAGTAG
- a CDS encoding DNA-directed RNA polymerase subunit alpha, which produces MNDREKSRILIEEISEDGKYGKFVVEPLDRGYGTTLGNSLRRVLLSSLEGAAVTSVKIEGVLHEFSTIPGVVEDTTEFILNVKKLALKIHSDEYKRLIIDIDQPGEIRAGDIRGDSDVEILNPDLHIATLAPGSRIYVEMMARTGRGYIPANLNKGEEQEIGVLPIDSIFSPIYRVNYQVENTRVGQITDYDKLTLEVWTDGSVRPDEAVSDASRILIEQFDPFRRLTDHGRPLDTTLERGDERHDKALDMTIEELDLSVRSYNCLKRAGINTVAELCSRTEEEMMKVRNLGRKSLEEVLEKLERLELGLRPDE; this is translated from the coding sequence ATGAACGATAGGGAAAAATCACGCATCCTGATCGAAGAGATCAGTGAGGATGGAAAGTACGGCAAGTTCGTCGTCGAACCGCTTGACCGTGGTTACGGAACGACACTTGGAAATTCGTTGCGCAGGGTTCTCCTTTCATCACTGGAGGGAGCGGCTGTAACGTCCGTCAAAATTGAGGGCGTATTGCATGAGTTTTCAACGATTCCAGGCGTTGTGGAAGATACGACAGAGTTTATTCTCAATGTCAAAAAACTGGCGTTGAAGATTCACTCTGACGAGTACAAGCGACTGATTATTGACATCGATCAACCTGGGGAGATTCGCGCAGGTGACATTCGTGGCGACTCGGATGTGGAGATCCTCAATCCGGATCTGCACATTGCGACGCTTGCGCCGGGTTCCCGCATCTATGTCGAGATGATGGCGCGAACTGGACGCGGTTACATTCCGGCGAATCTCAACAAAGGCGAAGAGCAAGAGATCGGCGTGCTGCCTATCGATTCGATCTTCTCCCCGATCTACCGCGTGAACTATCAGGTTGAGAACACGCGTGTTGGGCAGATTACCGATTATGACAAGCTGACACTTGAGGTGTGGACGGATGGCAGTGTGCGCCCTGATGAAGCAGTGAGCGACGCATCCCGCATCTTGATCGAACAGTTTGACCCATTTCGCCGTTTGACGGATCACGGACGCCCGCTTGATACGACACTTGAGCGCGGTGACGAAAGGCATGACAAGGCGTTGGATATGACCATCGAAGAGCTGGATCTTTCGGTGCGTTCCTATAATTGCCTAAAGCGTGCAGGAATCAACACGGTCGCGGAACTTTGTTCCCGCACGGAAGAAGAAATGATGAAGGTGCGCAACCTTGGGCGCAAGTCGCTTGAGGAAGTGCTAGAAAAGCTGGAACGTCTCGAGTTGGGTTTGCGCCCAGACGAGTGA
- the rpsD gene encoding 30S ribosomal protein S4 translates to MARYSDPVCRICRREGLKLYLKGERCYTDKCAIDRRGYAPGQHGQSQGRKRTSEYGLQLREKQKARKMYGVLEKQFRAYYDEAARRKGITGDTLLQLLETRLDNVVYRLGFAASRPEARQLVKHGHFEINGRRVDIPSYQMRVGETVSVREKSAASAKFKELLEAAEGKTVLSWLERDMVTRSGKVTRLPAREEIDAPVTEQLIIEYYSR, encoded by the coding sequence ATGGCTCGATATTCTGACCCTGTCTGCAGAATTTGCCGCCGCGAGGGATTAAAGCTCTACCTAAAAGGTGAGCGTTGCTACACGGATAAGTGTGCAATTGACCGCCGCGGTTATGCACCTGGCCAACACGGCCAATCGCAAGGCCGTAAACGTACCAGTGAGTACGGATTACAGCTTCGCGAAAAGCAAAAGGCGCGCAAAATGTACGGCGTGCTCGAAAAGCAGTTTCGCGCGTATTACGATGAAGCGGCGCGCCGCAAAGGCATCACGGGTGACACACTGTTGCAATTGCTCGAAACGCGCCTTGACAACGTCGTGTACCGTCTCGGTTTTGCAGCATCCCGGCCGGAAGCGCGTCAACTTGTTAAGCACGGTCACTTTGAGATCAATGGCCGTCGCGTTGATATTCCATCCTACCAAATGCGTGTTGGCGAGACGGTGAGCGTTCGCGAGAAAAGTGCCGCATCTGCCAAGTTCAAAGAGTTGCTCGAAGCGGCGGAAGGAAAAACCGTATTGTCGTGGCTCGAACGCGACATGGTCACGCGAAGCGGTAAAGTGACACGCCTGCCCGCACGCGAAGAAATCGATGCACCAGTCACGGAGCAACTGATCATCGAATATTACTCGCGATAA
- the rpsK gene encoding 30S ribosomal protein S11 — protein sequence MATKVKRKSAATARPKRRDRKNVEVGIAHIRSTFNNTIVTITDPTGNAISWASSGGLGFKGSRKSTPFAAQMAAESAGQAAMEHGMKSVEVYVKGPGAGREAAIRSLQSVGLEVSAIRDVTPIPHNGCRPPKRRRV from the coding sequence GTGGCGACTAAGGTTAAACGCAAATCGGCTGCAACCGCTCGACCAAAGCGTCGGGACCGCAAAAATGTTGAAGTGGGAATCGCGCACATTCGCTCGACGTTTAACAACACCATTGTTACGATCACGGATCCAACCGGAAATGCGATCAGTTGGGCGAGTTCTGGTGGTTTGGGATTCAAAGGCTCTCGCAAAAGCACGCCATTTGCAGCGCAAATGGCTGCAGAATCTGCCGGTCAGGCTGCGATGGAACACGGCATGAAATCGGTCGAAGTCTATGTCAAGGGACCTGGCGCAGGCCGCGAGGCGGCGATTCGCTCCCTTCAGTCCGTGGGGCTTGAAGTTTCTGCGATCCGCGATGTAACGCCGATTCCGCACAATGGATGCCGCCCTCCGAAACGCCGTCGCGTATAA
- the rpsM gene encoding 30S ribosomal protein S13 — translation MARIAGVDLPRDKRVEIGLTYIFGIGRPTANAILEKTGINKDTRVRDLSDEEVQKLRDEIDKTLKVEGDLRREIALNIKRLIEIGSFRGVRHRKGLPVRGQRSKTNARTRKGPRRTVAGKKK, via the coding sequence ATGGCACGTATCGCAGGCGTCGACTTGCCTCGCGACAAGCGCGTGGAGATTGGCTTAACCTACATTTTTGGCATTGGCCGTCCGACCGCAAATGCGATCCTGGAGAAAACAGGAATTAACAAGGATACGCGTGTTCGCGATCTTTCGGATGAAGAAGTGCAAAAACTTCGCGATGAAATCGACAAGACCCTAAAGGTTGAAGGCGATCTTCGTCGTGAGATTGCACTGAACATCAAACGTCTTATCGAAATCGGTTCTTTCCGTGGCGTTCGCCATCGCAAGGGGCTGCCGGTTCGTGGACAGCGGAGCAAAACCAATGCGCGTACGCGCAAAGGCCCGCGTCGCACGGTTGCTGGCAAGAAGAAATAA
- the rpmJ gene encoding 50S ribosomal protein L36 has translation MKVRPSVKPICEKCKIIRRKGNVMVICENPKHKQRQG, from the coding sequence GTGAAAGTACGTCCTTCCGTCAAGCCGATCTGCGAAAAATGCAAGATCATTCGTCGCAAAGGCAACGTGATGGTCATTTGCGAAAATCCAAAACACAAGCAACGGCAGGGTTAA